The following coding sequences lie in one Streptomyces venezuelae genomic window:
- a CDS encoding cytochrome P450 → MSKAVSTSAHTRRNGIEPVPELVEIGAHTPIVELDTGGRTPSRHWLATGYDEVRAILGDDRFSMLPLDDGRNGGKRQIEVGNLRQYDPPEHTRLRRMLTPEFTMRRIRRLEPFIEEIVEHCLDALEGAGRPADLIRHFAWPIPGLVGCALLGVPRDDAAEIARNLNISRTGTGFGRHTSREERERQRAAVNAYMTYMNRLIRQKRRDPGDDLLGMLIRRHGDDLTDDELTGMAAAIMGSGLEDIGGMLGLGPLALLEHPDQLALFQDRPDLLDSAVEELIRYVSSVQNATPRTALQDVTVGGQLIRAGESVICSLLGVSRDPAAGASSNGAPQDTLDITRDNSGHLAFGHGVHHCIGAVLARVELRIAISALFRRFPELSLGGPAEEIRFRTWTPNYGVDELLVRW, encoded by the coding sequence ATGTCGAAGGCAGTGAGCACGTCCGCGCACACCCGCAGAAACGGCATCGAACCCGTACCGGAACTCGTCGAAATCGGCGCGCACACCCCGATCGTCGAACTGGACACCGGCGGGCGCACCCCGAGCCGCCACTGGCTCGCGACCGGCTACGACGAAGTGCGGGCCATCCTCGGCGACGACAGGTTCAGCATGCTGCCGCTCGACGACGGCAGGAACGGCGGGAAGCGCCAGATCGAGGTCGGCAACCTGCGCCAGTACGACCCGCCCGAGCACACGCGGCTGCGCCGCATGCTCACCCCCGAGTTCACGATGCGGCGGATCCGCAGGCTGGAACCGTTCATCGAGGAGATCGTCGAGCACTGCCTCGACGCGCTGGAAGGCGCGGGCAGGCCCGCCGACCTCATCCGCCACTTCGCCTGGCCCATCCCGGGGCTCGTCGGCTGCGCGCTCCTCGGGGTGCCCCGGGACGACGCGGCGGAGATCGCCCGCAACCTCAACATCAGCAGGACCGGCACCGGCTTCGGCCGGCACACCAGCCGCGAGGAGCGCGAACGCCAACGGGCCGCCGTCAACGCGTACATGACGTACATGAACAGGCTCATCCGGCAGAAGCGCCGCGACCCCGGCGACGATCTGCTCGGCATGCTCATCCGACGGCACGGCGACGACCTCACCGACGACGAGCTGACCGGCATGGCCGCCGCCATCATGGGCTCCGGTCTCGAGGACATCGGCGGCATGCTCGGCCTCGGGCCGCTGGCCCTCCTCGAACACCCGGACCAGCTCGCCCTGTTCCAGGACCGGCCCGACCTGCTCGACTCCGCGGTCGAGGAACTCATCCGCTACGTCTCGTCGGTGCAGAACGCCACACCCCGCACCGCCCTGCAGGACGTGACCGTCGGCGGGCAGCTGATCAGGGCGGGGGAGTCCGTCATCTGCTCGCTGCTGGGGGTGAGCCGCGACCCCGCGGCCGGCGCCTCGTCGAACGGCGCACCGCAGGACACGCTCGACATCACCCGCGACAACTCCGGGCACCTGGCGTTCGGGCACGGCGTCCACCACTGCATCGGCGCGGTCCTCGCCCGCGTCGAACTCCGCATCGCGATATCGGCACTCTTTCGCCGTTTCCCCGAGCTGTCACTCGGGGGGCCGGCCGAAGAAATCCGCTTCCGCACCTGGACGCCCAATTACGGGGTCGACGAACTCCTCGTGCGGTGGTGA
- a CDS encoding cytochrome P450, whose protein sequence is MPKPLDETGQSPLVETTPPGTLDRAWLATGYDEVRAILGDTDRFTTLPPADNIEDSRRLVQPGNLLHYDPPEHTRLRKMLTGEFTLRRVRTLEPLVEGIVTERLDAMEGAAQPIDLVPHFVWPTTSLIGCALLGIPRDDQAELARHLDTNRIDNPDRDQRDAAGNSYLVYLSKFTAQKRRNPGEDLLGRLIQRHGDDLTPAELTGTAATLLASFIQNVGGTLGLGILALLEHPDQLALLKERPDLIDHAVEELIRSVSIISHASPRTAREDVTLAGKTVKAGEPVACSLLGANNTNSPGEPTEPIDITRDNSRHMAFGHGIHYCLGAPLTRMELRIAIAELIGRFPGVRLAVPRDELRFTSKAVETLPVAW, encoded by the coding sequence ATGCCCAAACCACTGGACGAAACCGGGCAGTCTCCGCTCGTCGAGACCACCCCTCCCGGGACACTGGACCGCGCCTGGCTCGCCACCGGATACGACGAGGTGCGGGCGATCCTCGGCGACACGGACCGCTTCACCACACTGCCGCCCGCCGACAACATCGAGGACTCCCGGCGCCTGGTGCAACCCGGCAACCTGCTGCACTACGACCCGCCCGAGCACACCCGGCTGCGGAAGATGCTCACCGGCGAGTTCACGCTCCGCCGGGTGCGCACCCTGGAACCCCTCGTCGAGGGCATCGTGACCGAGCGTCTCGACGCCATGGAGGGCGCCGCCCAGCCCATCGACCTCGTACCGCACTTCGTCTGGCCCACCACCAGCCTCATCGGCTGCGCGTTGCTCGGCATACCCCGCGACGACCAGGCCGAACTCGCCCGCCACCTCGACACCAACCGCATCGACAACCCCGACAGGGACCAGCGGGACGCGGCGGGCAACTCGTACCTCGTCTACCTCAGCAAGTTCACCGCACAGAAACGCCGCAACCCCGGCGAGGACCTGCTCGGCCGCCTCATCCAGCGCCACGGCGACGACCTCACCCCCGCCGAACTGACCGGAACCGCCGCGACCCTCCTCGCCTCCTTCATCCAGAACGTCGGCGGCACCCTTGGGCTCGGCATCCTCGCCCTACTCGAACACCCGGACCAGCTCGCCCTGCTCAAGGAGCGCCCGGACCTCATCGACCACGCGGTGGAGGAGCTGATCCGGAGCGTCTCGATCATCTCGCACGCCTCGCCCCGCACCGCCCGGGAGGACGTCACCCTCGCGGGCAAGACGGTCAAGGCGGGGGAGCCCGTGGCCTGTTCGCTGCTCGGCGCCAACAACACCAACTCGCCGGGGGAGCCCACGGAGCCCATCGACATCACGCGGGACAACAGCCGGCACATGGCGTTCGGCCACGGCATCCACTACTGCCTCGGCGCGCCGCTGACCAGGATGGAACTCCGTATCGCGATCGCGGAACTGATCGGCAGGTTCCCCGGGGTGCGGCTCGCCGTGCCGCGCGACGAACTCCGCTTCACGTCGAAGGCCGTGGAGACGCTGCCGGTGGCCTGGTAA
- a CDS encoding cytochrome P450, translating into MPHESTPVPLHTRRTHFDPADDLRRLAADGPVTRVSLAPGAGGEPLWLVTGHEEVRRVLGDHTRFSTRRRFGSREPAGGDGERPDEGVGLLMDYDPPEHTRLRKMLTPEFTVRRMRRLQPRIENIVAERLDAMERAGHPADLAELFASAIPGPVLCELIGVPRDDRDDFLRRCHAHLATGRGRQERTAAGSAFTRYLAALVARQRKNPDDGFLGMLVRDHGGDFTDKELRGICILLMLAGLDNISGMLGLGALALLENPDQLALVRDDPAALDRAVEELLRYLSVPHAPTPRTAVEDITLGGRLIRAGDTVVCSIPLANRDPHLTAEPDRLDLTREPVPHVAFGHGIHHCIGAALARMELRIAYTALLRRFPGLRLAVPAQDVAFRVRSTAYGVERLPVTW; encoded by the coding sequence ATGCCGCACGAGAGCACACCGGTGCCGCTGCACACCCGCCGCACGCACTTCGACCCCGCCGACGACCTGCGGCGCCTCGCCGCCGACGGGCCCGTCACCCGCGTCAGCCTGGCACCCGGCGCGGGCGGCGAACCCCTGTGGCTGGTCACGGGACACGAGGAGGTGCGCAGAGTCCTCGGGGACCACACCCGGTTCTCCACCCGCCGCCGCTTCGGCTCGCGCGAACCGGCCGGCGGCGACGGCGAGCGGCCCGACGAAGGCGTCGGGCTCCTCATGGACTACGACCCGCCCGAACACACCCGGCTGCGCAAAATGCTCACGCCCGAGTTCACGGTACGGCGGATGCGCAGGCTCCAGCCGCGCATCGAAAACATCGTCGCCGAGCGCCTCGACGCCATGGAGCGCGCCGGACACCCCGCAGACCTGGCGGAACTCTTCGCCTCCGCGATCCCGGGGCCGGTGCTGTGCGAACTCATCGGTGTGCCGCGCGACGACCGCGACGACTTCCTGCGCCGCTGCCACGCCCACCTCGCCACCGGCCGCGGCCGCCAGGAGCGCACGGCCGCCGGATCCGCCTTCACCCGCTACCTCGCAGCCCTGGTGGCACGGCAGCGCAAGAACCCCGACGACGGCTTCCTCGGCATGCTCGTCCGCGACCACGGAGGCGACTTCACCGACAAGGAACTGCGGGGCATCTGCATCCTCCTGATGCTCGCCGGCCTCGACAACATCTCCGGCATGCTGGGTCTCGGCGCCCTCGCCCTCCTGGAGAACCCGGACCAGCTCGCCCTCGTGCGCGACGATCCCGCCGCGCTGGACCGCGCCGTCGAGGAACTGCTCCGCTACCTGTCGGTGCCGCACGCCCCCACCCCCCGCACCGCCGTCGAGGACATCACCCTCGGCGGCCGGCTGATCAGAGCGGGCGACACCGTCGTCTGCTCGATCCCGCTGGCCAACCGCGACCCGCACCTGACCGCTGAGCCCGACCGGCTCGACCTGACCAGGGAACCCGTGCCGCACGTCGCGTTCGGGCACGGCATCCACCACTGCATCGGCGCGGCCCTGGCCCGGATGGAACTCCGCATCGCGTACACGGCGCTGCTGCGGCGCTTTCCCGGACTGCGGCTCGCGGTCCCCGCACAGGACGTGGCGTTCCGCGTCCGCTCGACCGCCTACGGGGTGGAGCGGCTGCCGGTCACCTGGTGA
- a CDS encoding ferredoxin: MEVHVDRGRCAGSGLCMSYVPAVFDQSEDDGKVLLKAARPEPGTAAAVRGAAARCPAGAITLSGGDAHGR, encoded by the coding sequence GTGGAGGTACACGTCGACCGCGGCCGGTGCGCGGGCTCCGGCCTGTGCATGAGCTACGTACCCGCCGTGTTCGACCAGTCGGAGGACGACGGGAAGGTGCTGCTCAAGGCGGCACGGCCCGAACCGGGAACGGCCGCGGCGGTGCGCGGCGCCGCCGCGAGATGCCCGGCCGGCGCGATCACGCTGAGCGGCGGGGACGCGCACGGCCGCTAG
- a CDS encoding tryptophan halogenase family protein, producing MTHAPVRDVVIVGGGTAGWMTAAYLTAAFGDRINITLVESADVGTIGVGEATFSDIRHFFEFLGLAERDWMPACNATYKLAVRFENWREPGHHFYHPFEQLRSVKGFPLTDWWLRYPTSDRFDVDCFVMASLIDGNRSPRYLDNRLLEQDFVEGEASPNTIAEYQGAQFPYAYHFEAHLLAKYLTQYATQRGVRHVVDNVVDVGLDERGWLSHVRTAEHGRLDGDLFVDCTGFRGLLINKALEEPFVSYQDTLPNDSAVALQVPMDMDKDPLHPCTTATAQDAGWIWTIPLISRIGTGYVYARDYMDPDEAERTLREFVGPAAADVPANHIRMRIGRSRRSWVNNCVAIGLSSGFVEPLESTGIFFIHYAIEQLVKYYPAADWDLPLREQYNSALENVMDGVREFLVLHYRGAKRADNQYWRDTKTRAVPDALAERLELWESKVPDAGTVHPRYHGLPPYSYNCILLGTGGIPVRPSPALDLIDEKAALAEFQAIKDKARSLVRTLPTQNAYFKRMRDGV from the coding sequence ATGACGCATGCTCCCGTACGCGACGTCGTCATCGTCGGCGGCGGCACGGCCGGCTGGATGACCGCCGCGTATCTGACGGCGGCCTTCGGCGACCGGATCAACATCACGCTCGTGGAGTCGGCGGACGTCGGCACCATCGGCGTCGGCGAGGCCACGTTCAGCGACATCAGGCACTTCTTCGAGTTCCTCGGCCTGGCCGAGCGGGACTGGATGCCCGCCTGCAACGCCACGTACAAACTCGCGGTCCGCTTCGAGAACTGGCGCGAGCCGGGGCACCACTTCTACCACCCCTTCGAGCAGCTCAGGTCGGTCAAGGGGTTCCCGCTCACCGACTGGTGGCTGCGGTACCCCACGAGCGACCGGTTCGACGTGGACTGCTTCGTGATGGCATCCCTCATCGACGGCAACCGCAGCCCCCGCTACCTCGACAACCGGCTCCTGGAACAGGACTTCGTCGAGGGCGAGGCGTCGCCGAACACCATCGCCGAGTACCAGGGCGCCCAATTCCCGTACGCCTACCACTTCGAGGCGCACCTCCTCGCCAAGTACCTGACGCAGTACGCCACTCAGCGCGGGGTGCGGCACGTCGTCGACAACGTCGTGGACGTCGGACTCGACGAGCGCGGCTGGCTCTCACACGTGCGGACCGCCGAGCACGGGCGCCTGGACGGGGACCTCTTCGTCGACTGCACCGGCTTCCGCGGCCTGCTCATCAACAAGGCGCTGGAGGAGCCCTTCGTCTCCTACCAGGACACCCTGCCCAACGACAGCGCGGTCGCCCTCCAGGTCCCCATGGACATGGACAAGGACCCGCTCCACCCCTGCACCACGGCGACCGCCCAGGACGCCGGATGGATCTGGACCATCCCGCTGATCAGCCGCATCGGCACCGGCTACGTCTACGCACGCGACTACATGGACCCCGATGAGGCCGAGCGCACCCTGCGCGAGTTCGTCGGCCCCGCCGCGGCCGACGTGCCCGCCAACCACATCCGCATGCGGATCGGGCGCAGCCGCCGCTCCTGGGTCAACAACTGCGTGGCCATCGGCCTGTCCAGCGGCTTCGTCGAACCGCTGGAGTCGACCGGGATCTTCTTCATCCACTACGCGATCGAGCAGCTCGTCAAGTACTACCCGGCGGCCGACTGGGACCTCCCCCTGCGCGAGCAGTACAACAGCGCGCTGGAGAACGTGATGGACGGCGTACGGGAGTTCCTCGTCCTGCACTACCGCGGCGCGAAGCGCGCGGACAACCAGTACTGGCGGGACACCAAGACGCGGGCCGTGCCCGACGCGCTCGCCGAGCGCCTGGAGCTGTGGGAGAGCAAGGTCCCCGACGCCGGCACGGTCCACCCGCGCTACCACGGCCTGCCGCCCTACTCGTACAACTGCATCCTGCTCGGCACCGGCGGGATCCCCGTCCGGCCCTCGCCCGCCCTCGACCTGATCGACGAGAAGGCGGCGCTCGCGGAGTTCCAGGCCATCAAGGACAAGGCGCGGTCGCTGGTCCGGACGCTGCCGACGCAGAACGCCTACTTCAAACGCATGCGCGACGGGGTGTGA
- a CDS encoding flavin reductase family protein, translating into MDIEFRDMMASFPTGVSVVTARDGGAGPRGMTCSSLCSLSVNPPTLLMCLRSGSPTLRAVTDSGAFAVNLLHGEAGWVAALFASGAPDRFERVAWRPFGRGRSPALVEAAHAVAECTVERTHPSGDHVIVVGAVRSVERLRHESALLYGFRRYSELAPSPAEPAVGALSERGG; encoded by the coding sequence ATGGACATCGAGTTCCGCGACATGATGGCGTCGTTCCCGACCGGTGTGTCGGTCGTGACGGCCCGGGACGGCGGCGCGGGCCCCCGGGGGATGACGTGCTCCTCGCTGTGCAGCCTCAGCGTGAACCCGCCGACGCTGTTGATGTGTCTGCGCAGCGGCAGCCCGACGCTGAGAGCCGTGACCGACAGCGGCGCGTTCGCGGTCAACCTGCTGCACGGCGAGGCGGGCTGGGTCGCCGCGCTCTTCGCGTCCGGGGCACCCGACCGCTTCGAGCGCGTCGCCTGGCGGCCCTTCGGCCGCGGGCGCAGCCCCGCGCTGGTCGAGGCCGCGCACGCCGTCGCCGAGTGCACCGTCGAACGCACCCACCCCTCGGGCGACCACGTGATCGTCGTCGGAGCGGTGCGCTCGGTCGAACGCCTGCGCCACGAGAGCGCCCTGCTCTACGGCTTCCGGCGCTACAGCGAACTCGCCCCGTCCCCGGCTGAACCGGCCGTGGGGGCCCTCTCCGAACGGGGCGGGTGA
- a CDS encoding cation:proton antiporter, with protein sequence MPAAGPPAAAELLSAAPVPPIAAHPLLVFLLQVGVLLLLAILLGRLASRCGLPAIVGELSAGVLLGPSLFGWAAPDAAAWLLPSDPAQVHLLDAVGQIAVLLLVGLTGIEMDLRMIRRRGGTALRVSLAGLLVPLALGVGLGYPVAHMLGIDTSDRQMFALFLGVAMCVSAIPVIAKTLMDMDLIHRDVGQLTLAAGMIDDTFGWLMLSVVSAMTVGGLTAGVFAEAVGSLLLVLLIALLIGRPLVRRALRLCKGSDERTVSAAAAMILLAAAGTQSLGLEAVFGAYLCGMLIGSSGEFDRARTVSLRMVVLAVLAPVFFATAGLRIDLRALTEPAVLGAALIVLAVAVLGKFAGAYIGARLSRLSRWEALALGAGMNARGVIEIIVAMVGLRLGILDTRTYTIIVLVAVVTSVMAPPLLKAAVKRIDCTPEEQRRHTAWRGAPARGSPERGSPERAET encoded by the coding sequence GTGCCCGCCGCCGGCCCGCCCGCGGCCGCCGAGCTGCTGTCGGCAGCCCCCGTACCACCGATCGCGGCACACCCCCTGCTCGTCTTCCTGCTGCAGGTCGGCGTGTTGCTGCTCCTCGCCATCCTGCTCGGCAGGCTGGCCTCGCGCTGCGGACTCCCGGCCATCGTGGGGGAGTTGAGCGCGGGCGTGCTCCTCGGCCCGTCCCTGTTCGGCTGGGCGGCGCCGGACGCGGCCGCCTGGCTCCTGCCCTCCGACCCGGCCCAGGTGCATCTGCTCGACGCCGTCGGACAGATCGCCGTCCTCCTCCTCGTGGGGCTCACCGGCATCGAGATGGACCTGCGGATGATCCGCCGCAGGGGCGGTACGGCACTGCGCGTCAGCCTCGCCGGGCTGCTCGTGCCCCTCGCCCTGGGGGTCGGCCTCGGGTATCCGGTGGCGCACATGCTCGGCATCGACACGTCCGACCGGCAGATGTTCGCGCTCTTCCTGGGCGTCGCCATGTGCGTCAGCGCCATCCCCGTCATCGCCAAGACGCTGATGGACATGGACCTCATCCACCGGGACGTGGGCCAGCTGACGCTGGCCGCGGGGATGATCGACGACACCTTCGGCTGGCTCATGCTCTCCGTGGTCTCCGCGATGACCGTGGGCGGTCTGACGGCGGGCGTGTTCGCCGAGGCCGTCGGCTCCCTCCTGCTGGTCCTCCTGATCGCGCTGCTGATCGGCCGCCCGCTCGTGCGCAGAGCCCTGCGTCTGTGCAAGGGCTCGGACGAGCGGACGGTGTCCGCGGCCGCCGCGATGATCCTGCTCGCGGCGGCCGGCACCCAGTCGCTCGGCCTCGAAGCGGTCTTCGGGGCGTACCTGTGCGGCATGCTCATCGGCTCCAGCGGGGAGTTCGACCGGGCCCGCACGGTGTCGCTGCGCATGGTCGTCCTCGCCGTCCTCGCACCCGTCTTCTTCGCGACCGCGGGGCTCCGCATCGACCTGCGCGCGCTCACCGAGCCCGCGGTGCTCGGGGCCGCGCTGATCGTGCTCGCCGTCGCCGTCCTCGGGAAGTTCGCGGGTGCCTACATCGGCGCGCGCCTGAGCAGACTGAGCCGCTGGGAGGCGCTCGCGCTCGGCGCGGGAATGAACGCCCGCGGCGTCATCGAGATCATCGTCGCGATGGTCGGGCTGCGGCTCGGCATCCTCGACACCCGTACGTACACGATCATCGTCCTCGTCGCCGTCGTCACCTCCGTCATGGCGCCGCCGCTGCTCAAGGCGGCCGTGAAACGCATCGACTGCACGCCGGAGGAGCAGCGCAGGCACACGGCGTGGCGCGGTGCGCCCGCGCGGGGGAGTCCGGAGCGGGGGAGCCCGGAGCGCGCCGAGACCTGA
- a CDS encoding peptidoglycan-binding protein — translation MTSRDETEALSVAGEPSGALERHSSGEMSTKRHSAGEVSTQRPGAVDTAEEPDPDTRPRTRDLETSLTAEAATAPDTAVGGGSDDGSDDDGAPHGGGRRRRPLRTSLIALAAITVAAAAGVAATGTIGGDGGGSGGSAPSGPPATAKVERTTLTDTETVDGNLGYGDATTVQAPASSSGTGDGQSGQGQSGQGQSGQGQSDQSGQGSAAAGSAGDGIVTWVPEEGKRIERGDTVYRVDQQRIPLLYGSFPLYRTLQSGSTGDDVKMLEKNLRALGYTGFTVDDTYNSATAEAVKEWQDDLNREETGTVAAGDAVVADGARRVADVKTSPGAALSGSILSWTGTERIVGVDLDVQFEDLVEKGTKVTVELPDNTTVQAEVTDIGTPSTSKGDDSADGSGSGSGDSGSGNSDDKATLPVELTVKDQKGLGRYQAAAVQVTLKAESRKDVLVVPVSALVAQRGGGYAVEVVTADGTEYRPVKLGMFADSRVEVSGKGIKEGTVVGVPK, via the coding sequence GTGACCAGCCGCGACGAGACCGAAGCGCTGTCCGTGGCCGGCGAGCCGTCCGGCGCGCTGGAACGGCACAGCTCCGGTGAGATGTCGACGAAGCGGCACAGTGCCGGCGAGGTGTCGACGCAGCGGCCCGGAGCGGTCGACACCGCCGAGGAACCCGACCCGGACACCCGCCCCCGGACCCGCGACCTGGAGACGTCCCTCACCGCGGAGGCCGCCACCGCACCGGACACCGCGGTGGGCGGCGGTTCCGACGACGGCTCCGACGACGACGGGGCGCCGCACGGCGGTGGCCGCAGGCGCCGACCGCTGCGCACCTCGCTGATCGCGCTCGCCGCGATCACCGTGGCCGCGGCGGCCGGCGTCGCCGCCACCGGCACCATCGGCGGCGACGGCGGCGGCTCCGGGGGCTCCGCGCCCTCGGGCCCGCCCGCCACGGCGAAAGTGGAGCGCACCACGCTCACCGACACCGAGACCGTCGACGGCAATCTCGGCTACGGCGACGCGACCACCGTGCAGGCACCGGCCTCGTCCTCCGGCACGGGCGACGGACAGTCGGGCCAGGGACAGTCGGGACAGGGCCAGTCCGGGCAGGGCCAGTCCGACCAGTCAGGGCAAGGCTCCGCCGCCGCGGGCAGCGCGGGCGACGGCATCGTCACCTGGGTGCCCGAGGAGGGCAAGAGGATCGAGCGCGGCGACACCGTCTACCGCGTCGACCAGCAGCGGATACCGCTCCTGTACGGCTCGTTCCCGCTGTACCGCACCCTGCAGTCCGGCAGCACGGGCGACGACGTCAAGATGCTGGAGAAGAACCTCCGTGCCCTCGGCTACACGGGGTTCACCGTCGACGACACGTACAACTCCGCGACCGCCGAGGCCGTCAAGGAGTGGCAGGACGACCTGAACCGTGAGGAGACCGGCACCGTGGCCGCCGGGGACGCCGTGGTCGCCGACGGCGCTCGGCGCGTCGCCGACGTGAAGACCTCGCCCGGCGCCGCCCTCAGCGGCAGCATTCTGTCCTGGACCGGCACCGAGCGGATCGTCGGCGTCGACTTGGACGTGCAGTTCGAGGATTTGGTCGAGAAGGGCACCAAGGTCACCGTCGAACTCCCCGACAACACCACTGTGCAGGCCGAGGTCACGGACATCGGGACACCTTCCACCTCCAAGGGCGACGACTCCGCGGACGGCTCCGGATCCGGCTCCGGCGACTCCGGCTCGGGGAACTCCGACGACAAGGCCACCCTGCCCGTCGAGCTGACGGTGAAGGACCAGAAGGGCCTCGGGCGCTACCAGGCCGCCGCCGTCCAGGTCACGCTGAAGGCCGAGTCCCGCAAGGACGTCCTCGTCGTCCCCGTGAGCGCCCTGGTGGCGCAGCGCGGCGGAGGGTACGCGGTGGAGGTCGTCACCGCGGACGGCACCGAGTACCGCCCGGTCAAGCTCGGCATGTTCGCCGACAGCAGGGTCGAGGTGTCCGGCAAGGGCATCAAGGAAGGCACCGTCGTGGGGGTCCCCAAGTGA
- a CDS encoding ABC transporter ATP-binding protein → MTSSTPELPVASVSAADRPVVELTGVSKTYEDVAALRGADLVIRRGELLAIVGPSGSGKSTMLNIMGTLDRPSAGRVRIDGHDVADLTDRELSALRADTIGFVFQQFHLAFGVPALDSVADGLLYSGRPRGERRRLAERALRRVGLGHRLYHQPHQLSGGEKQRVAIARAVLGDPPLLLADEPTGALDSRSGAVVIELLHELHEAGTTVVVITHDRDIAATLPREVRLKDGRIEHDSLTADGDSSALVSHDALVPQEAVR, encoded by the coding sequence GTGACCTCGTCCACCCCGGAGCTCCCTGTCGCCTCCGTCTCCGCCGCGGACCGGCCCGTGGTCGAGCTGACGGGCGTCTCCAAGACGTACGAGGACGTCGCCGCCCTGCGCGGCGCCGACCTGGTCATCCGGCGCGGTGAACTCCTCGCCATCGTCGGCCCATCGGGGTCCGGCAAGTCCACGATGCTCAACATCATGGGCACCCTGGACCGCCCGTCGGCGGGCCGCGTCCGCATCGACGGGCACGACGTGGCCGACCTGACCGACCGCGAACTGTCCGCACTGCGCGCCGACACCATCGGCTTCGTCTTCCAGCAGTTCCACCTGGCCTTCGGCGTACCGGCACTGGACAGCGTCGCCGACGGACTGCTCTACAGCGGCAGGCCGCGCGGCGAGCGGCGCCGCCTCGCCGAACGGGCGCTGCGCCGCGTCGGCCTCGGCCACCGGCTCTACCACCAGCCGCACCAGTTGTCCGGCGGCGAGAAGCAGCGCGTGGCCATCGCCCGCGCCGTGCTCGGCGACCCGCCGCTGCTGCTCGCCGACGAACCGACCGGCGCGCTCGACTCACGGTCGGGAGCCGTCGTCATCGAGCTGCTCCACGAGCTGCACGAGGCCGGGACGACCGTCGTGGTCATCACCCACGACCGCGACATCGCCGCCACCCTGCCCCGCGAGGTGCGCCTCAAGGACGGCCGGATCGAGCACGACTCGCTCACGGCCGACGGCGACTCCTCTGCCCTCGTTTCCCACGACGCCCTCGTGCCCCAGGAGGCCGTGCGATGA
- a CDS encoding ABC transporter permease, translating to MTAIKELERAAAPEPPRRPKPARMNPADVLRVGGSGLRSRPMRVFLSALGIAIGIAAMVGVVGISTSSTEDLNRRLQDLGTNLLTVTPGQNFSGGEAHLPEESVDMIAAMDDVESVSALGKTSAKVYRSDHTPVEETGGLNVSAARTDLPKSVGAEIVDGRWLNAANSRYPAVVLGPKAAEQLGVHRAGDDVKVWIGGHWFTVVGLLAPNELVPSLDSSALVGWSVAERELDFDGSPTTIFTRADESSVNDVQEVLGATTNPESPNEANVSRPSDALAAKEATDDTLSGLLLGLGGVALLVGGVGVANTMVISVLERRSEIGLRRSLGATRGQIRTQFLAEALLLSALGGLGGVLLGIAVTGGYASYQGWPSVVPVWAMAGGVGATLVIGGLAGFYPAVRAARLPPTEALATT from the coding sequence ATGACCGCGATCAAGGAGCTGGAGCGCGCCGCGGCCCCCGAGCCCCCGCGACGGCCGAAGCCCGCCCGGATGAACCCCGCCGACGTGCTGCGGGTCGGCGGCTCCGGGCTGCGCTCCCGGCCGATGCGGGTGTTCCTCTCGGCGCTCGGCATCGCCATCGGCATCGCCGCGATGGTCGGCGTGGTCGGCATCTCCACCTCCTCCACCGAGGACCTCAACCGCAGGCTGCAGGACCTGGGCACCAACCTCCTGACGGTGACCCCGGGGCAGAACTTCAGCGGCGGCGAGGCCCATCTGCCGGAAGAGTCCGTCGACATGATCGCGGCGATGGACGACGTGGAGTCGGTCTCCGCCCTCGGCAAGACGAGCGCCAAGGTGTACCGCAGCGACCACACGCCGGTGGAGGAGACCGGCGGCCTCAACGTGTCGGCGGCCCGCACGGACCTGCCGAAGTCGGTCGGCGCGGAGATCGTCGACGGCCGCTGGCTCAACGCCGCCAACAGCCGCTACCCGGCGGTCGTCCTCGGTCCCAAGGCCGCCGAGCAGCTCGGCGTGCACCGGGCGGGGGACGACGTGAAGGTCTGGATCGGCGGCCACTGGTTCACCGTCGTCGGCCTGCTCGCCCCCAACGAACTCGTGCCGTCCCTCGACTCGTCCGCCCTCGTGGGCTGGTCCGTGGCGGAGCGGGAACTGGACTTCGACGGCTCGCCGACCACCATCTTCACACGCGCCGATGAATCGTCCGTCAACGACGTGCAGGAAGTCCTGGGCGCCACCACCAACCCCGAGAGCCCCAACGAGGCCAACGTCTCCCGGCCGTCGGACGCGCTGGCCGCCAAGGAAGCCACCGACGACACCCTCAGTGGACTGCTGCTCGGCCTCGGCGGAGTGGCCCTGCTCGTGGGCGGCGTCGGCGTCGCCAACACCATGGTCATCTCCGTCCTGGAACGCCGCTCCGAGATCGGCCTGCGCCGCTCGCTCGGCGCCACCCGCGGGCAGATCCGCACCCAGTTCCTGGCCGAGGCGCTGCTCCTGTCCGCGCTCGGCGGCCTGGGCGGCGTCCTGCTCGGCATCGCCGTCACCGGCGGCTACGCCTCCTACCAGGGCTGGCCGTCCGTCGTCCCCGTCTGGGCAATGGCGGGCGGCGTCGGCGCCACGCTCGTCATCGGCGGCCTCGCCGGCTTCTACCCGGCGGTACGCGCGGCACGGCTGCCCCCGACCGAGGCCCTGGCGACGACATGA